From the genome of Sporocytophaga myxococcoides DSM 11118:
TGTTTATTGCTGATCCAGTGGCAAGTCCTTCTGAAACAACTACCTATTCAGTAGAAGCAACAAATGAGTTTGGTTGCAAAGCAACTGACGAGATTACAGTCTCAGTAGTAGGAAGAAGACCTGTTATGATTCCGAATACATTTACTCCAAATGGTGATGGTACATATGATGAATGGGTAATTGAAAATATAGGAGATTATCCTGAAGCGACACTTGAAATTTATAACCGCTATGGAAGTATCATCATCAAATGGAATAAAAATATTGAGTCGTGGGATGGAAGAGTAAAAGGTGTAGACATGGCAGTAGGAACGTATTTCTATATTTTAGATTTAAAAGATGGATCTGAACCAATTGCAGGATCAGTAAGTATAATCAGATAGTTATGAAAAGAATTTTAATATTAGTGTTTTTGGTAATTGCCTGTTCTGATATTTATGGTCAGCAGATACCGCAATTTTCCCAATACATTTGGAACAGCTATCTGATTAATCCTGCCATAGCAGGTGCAGATAATTTTGTTGAAGCCAAGGTGGGATACAGAAATCAGTGGGTGGGCCTGGAAGGTGCGCCTCGGACTGGTTACTTAACCATTCAAGGACAGAAGGGGAAGAAGTTAATTAACAGGGAAGATGTCGATGTTGTAAACAGAAGACGAACTAGAGGTTTTAAGAAACCACTAAATGGAGTTGAAAAAGCTTTGGGATATAAAACTAGAAAATATCCTACTGCTCCTGCATCCTTCAAATTGAAGGGCCATCATGGTTTCGGCGGGCAGATTATGCTTGACAGGATAGGCCCTTTCAGTACCCTTGGTATTTATGGATCTTATGCCTATCATATTCCTTTGGCCCGGGAAACTTATATGTCTATGGGTACCTTCCTTGGGATCAAACAATACAGAATTGATGTTGATAAAATAATACTGAATGCTAATCCTAATGCTAATCCGGTTCAGGATAATGCAATCGGTAATTCAGGAAATCTCAGTACCATTACACCTGATGCTATGGTAGGTTTGATGGTTTATTCTCCGAAGTACTATGTAGGAATTTCAATGGATCAGATTTTCAGTAGTAAACTTAAGTTTCAGAATACTACCGCTTATGCTTTCACGCAAAACAGTACTTTGTCTCCGCACTATTTTCTGATGGGAGGTTACAGGGTAAATCTATCGGAAGAGCTTGCAGTAGTACCTTCTGCTATCGTCAGATACAATAATGGAGTCCCACCATCTGTAGATCTTACAGCAAAGTTTAATTATAAAGATCTTATCTGGGCTGGAGCTTCTATGAGGGCAAAGGATGCTTTTATAGTTCTGTTCGGAATTTCTTATAGAAATATGCTTGATATCGGTTATTCCTATGATATGACTACAAGCAGAATCCGTCAGTTTAGCAGAGGAACTCATGAAATTGTACTTTCATACAGAATGGTAAATAAACCTACAACAGGTTGTAAGCCAAGTTATGTATGGTAGCTCGATACTCTATCTTTATTGGTTTGTATAAAGTTTAATAGTTGTTATATTTAAAAATGAATTTCATTAAACAGTATATCTTAATCTTTACCTTTATTCTAATTTCTGCAATGGTATGTCAGGGGCAGGCTCCTTCTGACAAAAAAGCCAAAAAACATTATGAATATGGAGTGTCGTTTTTTACAGATGGCGATTTTAAAGGCGCAATGGAAAACTTCATTATTGCGGAAAATATTGATAAGGAACATGCTGGGATTAAGTATTACCTGGGGGCATGTTATTGCGAATTGAAAAGTTATTCAAAAGCATTGTCTTATCTGGAAGATGCCAAATCAAAAGGATGCACTATACGCGAACTGAATTTTTATTTAGGTAGAGCAAATCATTTAACCCATAATTTTAAGGAGGCCATTCCGTATTACACTGCGTTTCAGCAGCAGTTGAAGGGATCTGAGAGAAACAGAGTGCAGGAACTGGACAATTTGATCAAAAATTGTCATAACGGAATAAAGCTAATCGCAAGTCCTTTGGAAATAAAAGTTAAAAATCTCGGACCTACTGTTAATTCTAAATTTCCGG
Proteins encoded in this window:
- a CDS encoding PorP/SprF family type IX secretion system membrane protein, whose amino-acid sequence is MKRILILVFLVIACSDIYGQQIPQFSQYIWNSYLINPAIAGADNFVEAKVGYRNQWVGLEGAPRTGYLTIQGQKGKKLINREDVDVVNRRRTRGFKKPLNGVEKALGYKTRKYPTAPASFKLKGHHGFGGQIMLDRIGPFSTLGIYGSYAYHIPLARETYMSMGTFLGIKQYRIDVDKIILNANPNANPVQDNAIGNSGNLSTITPDAMVGLMVYSPKYYVGISMDQIFSSKLKFQNTTAYAFTQNSTLSPHYFLMGGYRVNLSEELAVVPSAIVRYNNGVPPSVDLTAKFNYKDLIWAGASMRAKDAFIVLFGISYRNMLDIGYSYDMTTSRIRQFSRGTHEIVLSYRMVNKPTTGCKPSYVW